Proteins from a single region of Pseudomonas sp. BSw22131:
- the katE gene encoding catalase HPII yields the protein MATKKPVNTPDGQTSEMAGADTLDRGNTNTKLDSLEQFRSDATGQALRTNQGVKVSDNQNTLKVGARGPSLLEDFIMREKITHFDHERIPERIVHARGVGAHGYFQTYENHSALSKAEFLRDPGKKTPVFVRFSTVQGSRGSGDTVRDVRGFAVKFYTDEGNYDFVGNNMPVFFIQDAIKFPDFVHAVKPEPHNEIPTGGSAHDTFWDFVSLVPESAHMVLWTMSDRAIPKNLRSMQGFGIHTFRLISAEGKSTFAKFHWKPKFGTCSLVWDEAQKLAGKDTDFHRRDLWESIEMGDYPEWELGVQLVAEEDEHNFDFDLLDPTKIIPEELVPVTPLGKMVLNRNPDNYFAETEQVAFCPGHVVPGIDFSNDPLLQGRLFSYTDTQISRLGGPNFHEIPINRPVSPNHSGQRDAQHRMTIDKGRASYEPNSIDGGWPKETPSAPVDGGFETYPERVEAHKVRERSESFGDHFSQATLFFNSMSHHEKEHIIAAYSFELGKVEREYIRERQVNEILANIDLELAKRVAANLGLPAPSAPTVPTRKAAKTTVDKSPLLSQENLLPADISSRKVAILVADGVDEKAVEAMKAAVEAQGAHAKVLGPTSAPVKTAGGKTLAVDASQEGLPSVAFDAVFIPGGAASVKALSGDGVALHYVLEAYKHLKAISFGADAKELIDLLRLEEDAGLLAVSDSKSFNAFFDAMKQHRVWAREPKAKAIPA from the coding sequence ATGGCTACCAAGAAACCTGTTAACACCCCTGACGGTCAAACCAGTGAAATGGCAGGCGCTGACACACTGGACCGTGGCAACACCAACACCAAGCTCGACAGCCTCGAGCAGTTTCGCTCTGATGCAACTGGCCAGGCGCTGCGCACCAACCAAGGTGTGAAAGTCTCTGATAACCAGAACACTTTGAAGGTCGGCGCGCGCGGTCCGTCGTTGCTCGAAGACTTCATCATGCGTGAGAAAATCACGCACTTTGACCATGAGCGTATCCCGGAGCGCATCGTCCATGCGCGCGGTGTGGGCGCCCACGGCTACTTTCAGACTTACGAAAACCACAGTGCGTTGAGCAAAGCCGAGTTTCTGCGCGATCCGGGCAAGAAGACCCCGGTGTTTGTGCGTTTCTCAACCGTTCAGGGTTCACGTGGATCGGGCGACACCGTGCGTGACGTGCGTGGATTCGCCGTCAAGTTTTACACCGACGAAGGTAACTACGATTTTGTCGGCAACAACATGCCGGTCTTTTTCATCCAGGATGCGATCAAGTTTCCGGATTTTGTGCACGCTGTAAAACCTGAGCCGCATAACGAGATTCCAACCGGTGGTTCGGCTCACGACACGTTCTGGGACTTTGTCTCCCTAGTGCCGGAATCGGCGCACATGGTGCTCTGGACCATGTCTGACCGTGCGATTCCAAAAAACCTGCGCAGCATGCAGGGCTTTGGTATCCACACCTTCCGCCTGATCAGTGCCGAGGGGAAATCCACGTTCGCTAAATTCCACTGGAAGCCCAAGTTCGGCACCTGCTCACTGGTGTGGGACGAAGCGCAGAAGCTTGCCGGTAAAGACACGGATTTCCACCGCCGCGATCTTTGGGAATCCATTGAGATGGGTGACTACCCAGAATGGGAGCTGGGCGTGCAGCTGGTTGCTGAGGAAGACGAGCATAATTTTGACTTCGACTTGCTCGACCCGACCAAAATCATCCCGGAAGAGCTGGTGCCGGTAACGCCGCTGGGCAAGATGGTGCTCAACCGTAATCCGGACAACTACTTTGCCGAGACTGAGCAAGTAGCGTTCTGCCCTGGTCACGTTGTACCCGGCATCGATTTCTCGAATGACCCTCTGCTGCAAGGACGTCTGTTCTCGTATACCGATACACAGATCAGCCGTCTGGGCGGGCCTAACTTCCACGAGATCCCGATCAACCGTCCGGTCTCCCCGAACCACAGCGGTCAGCGTGACGCGCAACACCGCATGACTATCGACAAAGGCCGTGCTTCCTACGAGCCGAATTCGATCGACGGCGGCTGGCCGAAAGAAACGCCATCAGCTCCGGTCGATGGTGGTTTTGAAACCTACCCTGAGCGGGTTGAAGCACACAAAGTACGTGAGCGCAGCGAGTCGTTCGGTGACCATTTCTCGCAAGCCACGCTGTTTTTCAACAGCATGAGCCACCACGAGAAAGAGCACATCATCGCCGCTTACAGCTTTGAGCTTGGCAAGGTGGAGCGCGAATATATTCGTGAGCGTCAGGTGAATGAGATTTTGGCGAATATCGATCTGGAGCTGGCCAAGCGTGTTGCGGCCAACCTCGGTCTGCCAGCGCCATCTGCCCCGACTGTACCGACCAGAAAAGCCGCCAAGACCACTGTTGATAAATCTCCGCTGCTGAGCCAGGAGAACCTGCTGCCCGCTGACATTTCTTCGCGCAAAGTGGCCATTCTGGTTGCTGACGGCGTGGACGAAAAAGCGGTTGAAGCAATGAAGGCTGCTGTTGAAGCCCAAGGCGCGCACGCCAAGGTGCTGGGTCCAACCTCCGCGCCGGTCAAAACTGCAGGCGGTAAAACGCTTGCGGTGGATGCCTCGCAGGAAGGTCTGCCATCGGTTGCGTTCGATGCGGTGTTCATCCCGGGTGGCGCAGCGTCTGTCAAAGCGTTGAGTGGCGACGGTGTGGCGTTGCATTACGTGCTCGAAGCCTACAAGCACTTGAAAGCCATCTCGTTTGGTGCTGATGCGAAGGAGCTGATCGACCTGCTGCGTCTGGAGGAAGACGCAGGTCTGCTGGCGGTGTCGGACAGCAAGTCGTTCAATGCCTTCTTCGATGCGATGAAGCAGCATCGGGTGTGGGCACGCGAGCCAAAAGCTAAGGCGATTCCGGCTTAA
- a CDS encoding methionine ABC transporter ATP-binding protein — protein MIEFHNVHKTYRVAGREIPALHPTSLRVENGQVFGLIGHSGAGKSTLLRLINRLEAPSGGKILVDNEDVTALDADGLRRFRRQVGMIFQHFNLLSSKTVADNVAMPLTLAGDMSTDQINQRVAELLERVGLSDHAKKYPSQLSGGQKQRVGIARALATKPKILLCDEATSALDPQTTASVLLLLAEINRELKLTIVLITHEMDVIRRVCDQVAVMDAGVIVEQGAVADVFLHPKHPTTRRFVQEDEQLDENEQRNDFAHVQGRIVRLTFQGEATYAPLLGTVARETGVDYSILAGRIDRIKDTPYGQLTLAITGGDMDAAFARFTAADVHMEVLR, from the coding sequence GTGATCGAGTTTCATAACGTCCATAAAACCTATCGGGTCGCCGGCAGGGAAATCCCAGCCTTGCATCCCACCAGCCTGCGCGTCGAGAACGGCCAGGTGTTTGGCCTGATCGGTCATTCCGGTGCTGGAAAAAGCACACTGCTGCGGCTGATAAATCGTCTGGAAGCGCCCAGCGGCGGCAAGATCCTTGTCGACAACGAAGACGTCACAGCGCTCGACGCTGACGGCCTGCGTCGCTTCCGTCGTCAGGTCGGAATGATCTTTCAGCACTTCAACCTGCTGTCTTCGAAAACCGTGGCCGACAACGTCGCCATGCCGCTGACCCTGGCCGGTGATATGTCCACCGACCAGATCAATCAGCGAGTGGCAGAGTTGCTGGAACGTGTCGGCCTGTCCGACCACGCCAAAAAGTACCCCTCGCAGTTATCTGGTGGCCAGAAGCAGCGCGTTGGCATCGCACGGGCCCTGGCAACCAAGCCAAAAATTCTGTTGTGTGACGAGGCGACCAGTGCGCTCGACCCGCAAACCACGGCATCCGTATTGCTGTTACTCGCCGAGATCAATCGCGAACTGAAGCTGACCATTGTGTTGATCACCCACGAAATGGACGTGATCCGGCGTGTCTGCGATCAGGTGGCGGTCATGGACGCTGGCGTGATTGTGGAACAAGGCGCTGTGGCCGATGTGTTTCTGCATCCCAAGCACCCGACCACCAGACGCTTCGTGCAGGAAGACGAGCAGCTCGACGAAAACGAACAGCGCAACGACTTCGCTCACGTTCAAGGTCGCATCGTGCGTCTGACGTTCCAGGGTGAGGCGACCTACGCGCCGCTCCTCGGCACCGTAGCGCGTGAAACAGGCGTGGACTACAGCATCCTCGCCGGGCGTATCGATCGCATCAAAGACACGCCCTACGGACAACTGACGCTGGCCATCACCGGAGGCGACATGGACGCAGCGTTCGCGCGCTTCACGGCCGCCGATGTTCACATGGAGGTGCTGCGCTGA
- a CDS encoding methionine ABC transporter permease, with protein sequence MEALINLFSNVDWYEIWLATGDTLIMLGVSLAFTVLLGLPLGVLMFLTSPRQLLENKPLYATVGLIVNMLRALPFIILLIVMMPLTEVITGTSLGILGTLPPLIAGATPFFARLVETALREVDRGIIEAIQAMGATTRQIIVKALLPEARPGILAAITVTAIALVSFTAMAGAVGAGGLGDLAIRYGYQRFQNDVMFVTVVLLLVLVQILQTVGDKLVAHFSHR encoded by the coding sequence ATGGAGGCTCTCATCAATCTGTTTTCCAACGTGGACTGGTACGAGATCTGGCTCGCGACGGGCGACACGCTGATCATGCTGGGCGTGTCCCTTGCGTTCACCGTATTGCTGGGCCTGCCGCTGGGCGTGCTGATGTTCCTGACATCGCCGCGCCAATTGCTCGAGAACAAACCGCTGTATGCCACGGTTGGCCTGATCGTCAACATGCTGAGGGCGTTGCCGTTCATTATCCTGCTGATCGTGATGATGCCCCTGACCGAAGTCATCACCGGCACTTCGCTGGGTATCCTCGGTACGTTGCCGCCCCTGATCGCTGGCGCCACACCGTTTTTTGCCCGACTGGTCGAAACCGCACTGCGTGAAGTGGATCGAGGCATCATCGAAGCCATTCAGGCCATGGGTGCGACCACGCGGCAGATCATCGTCAAGGCGCTGCTTCCGGAGGCGCGTCCAGGCATTCTGGCGGCGATCACTGTCACCGCGATTGCGCTGGTGTCGTTTACCGCGATGGCCGGTGCGGTCGGCGCTGGCGGTCTGGGGGATCTGGCCATTCGCTACGGTTATCAGCGATTCCAGAACGATGTGATGTTCGTGACGGTCGTATTGCTGCTGGTGCTGGTGCAGATCCTGCAAACCGTCGGCGACAAGCTTGTCGCCCACTTCTCACACCGTTAA
- a CDS encoding MetQ/NlpA family ABC transporter substrate-binding protein — protein MKKLLAAFAAVVALSAHADETLTVAATAVPQAEILEFVKPMLAKEGVTLNVKVFNDYIQPNVQVDQKRMDANFFQHQPYLDEFNKGKGTTLVSVAKIHVEPFGAYSDKLKSLAELPDGATVAMPNDATNEGRAFLLLAKAGLITLKDPGNILSTPRDVDQNPKNLKFRELEAATLPRVLTQVDLALINTNYALSAKLDPTKDALIIEGAESPYANILVTREDNKDAPGIQKLVAALHSPETRQFIIDKYKGAVVPAF, from the coding sequence ATGAAAAAGCTTTTGGCTGCCTTCGCCGCCGTTGTTGCCCTGTCGGCCCACGCCGATGAAACACTGACCGTCGCGGCGACCGCTGTCCCGCAGGCCGAGATTCTTGAGTTCGTCAAACCGATGCTGGCCAAGGAAGGCGTGACGCTGAACGTCAAAGTCTTCAACGACTACATTCAGCCGAATGTGCAAGTCGATCAAAAGCGCATGGACGCCAACTTTTTCCAGCACCAGCCTTATCTTGATGAGTTCAACAAGGGCAAGGGGACGACGCTGGTCAGCGTGGCGAAGATTCACGTAGAACCCTTTGGCGCCTATTCCGACAAGCTAAAAAGCCTCGCCGAGCTGCCAGACGGCGCCACCGTCGCGATGCCTAACGATGCGACCAATGAAGGCCGGGCCTTCCTGCTGCTGGCAAAGGCCGGGCTGATAACACTCAAGGATCCAGGCAACATTCTGTCAACGCCGCGTGATGTTGATCAGAATCCGAAAAACCTGAAGTTCCGCGAACTGGAGGCCGCGACCCTGCCTCGCGTGCTGACACAGGTGGATCTGGCACTCATCAATACCAACTATGCGCTGTCAGCCAAGCTTGATCCGACCAAGGATGCACTGATCATCGAAGGCGCTGAATCGCCTTACGCGAACATCCTCGTCACCCGCGAAGACAACAAGGATGCCCCTGGGATCCAGAAACTGGTTGCCGCACTGCACAGTCCGGAAACCCGGCAGTTCATCATCGACAAGTACAAAGGCGCAGTCGTCCCCGCGTTTTGA
- a CDS encoding SCO family protein: MTRTQKTVLIFVAIFALILGLAVNLVLSGNGQGDQTALIDAGVILLPQSREMPDIKMIDQDGQPVAMNELNDKWTLLFFGYTFCPDICPTTLAQLRQIKSELSKETVDALRIVLVSVDPNRDTPQQLKTYLGYFDPSFIGLTASSAADLQKIANAVSIPYIPADISKPNYTVDHSGNLALLGPDGTQRGFIRSPFKSQKLVVQLPELVKRN, encoded by the coding sequence ATGACTCGAACCCAGAAAACCGTTTTGATCTTTGTGGCCATCTTCGCGCTGATCCTGGGCCTGGCGGTCAATCTTGTGCTGTCGGGTAACGGCCAAGGGGATCAGACTGCGTTGATCGACGCCGGTGTGATTCTGCTGCCACAAAGCCGCGAGATGCCGGACATCAAAATGATTGACCAGGATGGTCAGCCGGTGGCAATGAATGAGCTGAACGACAAGTGGACGCTACTGTTCTTTGGATACACCTTCTGCCCGGACATCTGCCCGACCACCCTCGCCCAGTTGCGTCAAATCAAAAGCGAGCTGTCGAAAGAGACCGTTGACGCGTTACGCATTGTCTTGGTCAGCGTTGACCCGAATCGCGACACGCCGCAGCAGCTGAAAACCTATCTGGGTTACTTCGATCCGTCTTTCATCGGACTGACAGCTTCTTCGGCAGCCGATCTTCAGAAAATCGCCAATGCCGTGAGCATTCCGTACATCCCGGCAGACATCAGCAAACCCAACTACACCGTCGATCACAGCGGCAACCTCGCCCTTCTTGGCCCGGATGGCACGCAGCGCGGCTTTATCCGCTCGCCATTCAAGAGCCAAAAGCTGGTCGTTCAGCTACCAGAACTGGTCAAGAGAAATTGA
- a CDS encoding SulP family inorganic anion transporter translates to MATTNLKSLFPQGLPRELMASVVVFLVALPLCMGIAIASGMPPAKGLITGIIGGLVVGWLAGSPLQVSGPAAGLAVLVFELVREHGMAMLGPILLLAGLLQLLAGRFKLGCWFRVTAPAVVYGMLAGIGVLIVLSQVHVMFDSGPKPSGLDNLIGFPETLLNAIGPGTGMQAGLLGLGTIAVMWLWEKRRPHALRFVPGALLGVGIATAVSLFMSLQVKRVEVPNNLAEAIDWLRPADLLNLADPAILIAAIAVAFIASAETLLSAAAVDRMHDGQRSDFDKELSAQGVGNMLCGLLGALPMTGVIVRSSANVQAGAKTRMSAIFHGVWLLAFVLLLSSVLQSIPVASLAGVLVYTGLKLVDLKALRGLGRYGRMPMFIYGATASAIILTDLLTGVLVGFALTLVKLALNASRLKISLVDLSVEGEMELRLNGSATFLKVPALTQALASVPPGTTLHVPLGNLSYIDHSCLELLEEWGRANATQGSRLIVEQRLLKRRVEGRLRTTVGGAALH, encoded by the coding sequence ATGGCTACTACAAATCTGAAGTCCCTTTTCCCTCAAGGACTACCACGAGAGCTGATGGCTTCCGTCGTAGTCTTTCTGGTCGCTCTGCCGTTGTGTATGGGTATTGCCATTGCATCGGGCATGCCCCCTGCCAAAGGCTTGATCACCGGCATCATTGGTGGCTTGGTCGTGGGTTGGCTGGCGGGTTCGCCGTTGCAGGTCAGTGGCCCGGCCGCAGGCCTTGCCGTGCTGGTGTTTGAGCTGGTTCGCGAGCACGGTATGGCGATGCTGGGGCCGATCTTGCTGTTGGCCGGGCTGCTGCAACTGTTGGCCGGGCGCTTCAAGCTGGGTTGCTGGTTCCGTGTCACGGCGCCTGCGGTGGTCTACGGGATGCTGGCCGGGATTGGCGTGTTGATTGTGTTGTCGCAAGTTCATGTGATGTTCGACAGCGGACCCAAGCCGTCCGGGCTCGACAACCTGATCGGTTTCCCGGAAACCTTGCTTAACGCCATTGGCCCCGGTACGGGTATGCAGGCCGGACTGCTGGGTCTGGGTACGATTGCCGTGATGTGGCTGTGGGAAAAACGTCGTCCTCATGCACTGCGCTTTGTCCCCGGTGCCTTGTTGGGCGTCGGGATTGCTACTGCGGTCAGCTTGTTCATGAGCTTGCAGGTCAAGCGAGTTGAAGTGCCAAACAACCTCGCTGAAGCGATCGACTGGCTTCGGCCCGCCGACCTGCTGAATCTGGCAGACCCTGCCATCCTGATCGCTGCGATTGCGGTGGCATTCATTGCCAGCGCTGAGACCTTACTGTCGGCAGCAGCAGTTGACCGCATGCACGATGGTCAGCGCTCAGACTTCGACAAGGAGCTGAGCGCGCAAGGTGTCGGCAACATGCTCTGCGGCCTGCTCGGTGCGCTGCCCATGACCGGTGTAATCGTGCGCAGTTCGGCCAACGTTCAGGCCGGTGCCAAGACCCGCATGTCAGCGATTTTCCATGGTGTGTGGCTGCTCGCGTTCGTATTGCTCTTGTCCAGCGTGCTGCAGAGCATTCCAGTGGCAAGTCTGGCGGGCGTTCTGGTCTACACCGGATTGAAACTGGTTGATCTCAAGGCGCTGCGCGGATTGGGTCGATATGGTCGGATGCCGATGTTCATTTATGGCGCGACGGCCAGCGCAATCATCCTGACTGACTTGTTGACAGGCGTGCTGGTGGGCTTCGCGTTGACGCTTGTGAAACTGGCACTCAACGCATCGCGTCTGAAAATCAGCCTGGTGGATTTGTCTGTAGAGGGTGAGATGGAACTGCGCCTCAACGGCTCGGCGACTTTTCTCAAAGTGCCTGCGCTGACTCAGGCATTGGCGAGCGTGCCGCCCGGCACAACGCTGCATGTGCCACTGGGCAACCTGAGCTACATCGACCACTCCTGCCTTGAGTTGCTCGAAGAATGGGGCCGCGCCAACGCAACGCAGGGCTCGCGTTTGATCGTCGAGCAGAGGTTGTTGAAGCGTCGTGTAGAAGGGCGTTTACGCACTACAGTCGGAGGGGCCGCGTTGCATTGA
- a CDS encoding carbonic anhydrase → MSDIDKQPSIAPVDGLPAAETAEVALRQIVDGFKHFRTNIFPQREELFKKLATAQQPRAMFITCADSRISPELITHSSPGDLFVTRNVGNVVPPYGPMNGGVSTAIEYAVMALGVHHIIVCGHSDCGAMRAVLNPHTLEKMPTVKAWLRHAEVARTVVEDNCNCAGEKETMHVLTEENVIAQLQHLRTHPSVASKMASGQLFIHGWVYDIESSEIRAYDAEKDCFLPLDGDHPTPMATPRSRF, encoded by the coding sequence ATGAGTGACATTGATAAGCAGCCTTCGATTGCGCCGGTAGATGGTTTGCCCGCGGCCGAGACCGCTGAAGTAGCGCTTCGGCAGATTGTCGACGGCTTCAAGCATTTCCGCACTAACATCTTCCCTCAACGGGAAGAACTGTTTAAAAAGCTCGCGACCGCTCAGCAACCGCGTGCCATGTTCATCACCTGTGCTGATTCTCGTATCTCGCCGGAACTCATCACCCATAGCTCACCTGGCGACCTCTTCGTCACCCGCAACGTCGGTAACGTCGTTCCTCCATATGGCCCAATGAACGGTGGCGTTTCCACTGCCATCGAATACGCGGTCATGGCGTTGGGTGTGCATCACATCATCGTTTGTGGTCACTCCGATTGCGGCGCGATGCGGGCTGTTCTCAATCCGCATACCCTCGAAAAAATGCCCACGGTAAAAGCTTGGCTGCGCCACGCTGAAGTCGCTCGCACGGTGGTTGAAGACAACTGCAATTGCGCAGGCGAGAAAGAAACGATGCATGTACTCACTGAAGAGAACGTCATCGCGCAGTTGCAGCATTTGCGTACTCACCCTTCAGTGGCGTCGAAAATGGCGAGCGGTCAGCTGTTTATCCACGGCTGGGTTTACGACATCGAGAGCAGTGAGATTCGCGCATACGACGCCGAAAAAGACTGTTTCCTGCCGCTTGATGGCGACCATCCGACGCCGATGGCGACGCCAAGGTCTCGTTTCTAG
- a CDS encoding PA0069 family radical SAM protein: MSITLPPRGRGTAANPHNRFAPNRSVAEDDGWYQEVPITQGTTVTVETAKSIITRNTSPDIPFDRSINPYRGCEHGCIYCYARPSHAYWEMSPGLDFETKLIAKTNAAALLEQQLSKPGYTVAPVTLGANTDPYQPIERDYTITRATLEVLLRYRHPVTIITKGSLILRDLDLLAELARLQLVSVFISLTSLDDELKRILEPRAAAPKARLRAIRVMRDAGIPVGVLLAPMIPMINDMELESLLAEAKAAGALAASYVMLRLPLEVAPLFEEWLQAHYPQRAEHVMSLVRQSRGGEVYDSRFGSRMRGEGVFADLLAQRFSIAVRKLGLNQRDSFKLDCDAFSPPGRQMSLL, from the coding sequence ATGTCAATCACACTTCCCCCTCGCGGTCGAGGCACGGCCGCCAATCCCCACAACCGATTCGCGCCCAATCGTTCGGTAGCCGAAGATGATGGCTGGTATCAGGAAGTGCCCATTACGCAAGGCACAACAGTCACCGTCGAGACAGCCAAGAGCATCATCACCCGCAATACCTCCCCGGACATCCCGTTTGATCGCTCGATCAATCCGTACCGAGGCTGCGAGCACGGTTGCATTTATTGTTATGCCCGACCCAGCCATGCGTATTGGGAGATGTCGCCGGGGCTGGATTTTGAGACCAAACTGATTGCAAAGACCAATGCGGCGGCGCTGCTTGAGCAGCAATTGTCCAAACCGGGCTATACCGTCGCGCCGGTTACGTTGGGCGCCAATACTGATCCCTACCAACCCATCGAACGCGACTACACGATCACCCGCGCCACGCTTGAAGTGCTGCTGCGATATCGCCATCCCGTGACAATCATCACCAAAGGGTCGTTGATTCTTCGCGATCTCGATCTCTTGGCAGAGCTGGCCAGGTTGCAATTGGTCTCGGTGTTTATCAGCCTGACCTCGCTCGATGATGAGCTCAAACGCATCCTCGAACCGCGTGCGGCAGCGCCCAAGGCCAGACTTCGGGCGATTCGCGTGATGAGAGACGCAGGTATTCCGGTGGGTGTGTTGCTCGCGCCGATGATTCCGATGATTAACGACATGGAGCTTGAGAGCCTCTTGGCTGAAGCCAAGGCCGCCGGAGCCTTGGCCGCCAGCTACGTGATGTTGCGACTGCCATTGGAAGTGGCGCCACTTTTCGAAGAGTGGTTGCAGGCGCATTATCCGCAAAGGGCGGAGCATGTGATGAGCCTTGTGCGGCAGTCTCGCGGGGGCGAGGTATACGACAGCCGTTTCGGTAGCCGGATGCGTGGCGAGGGCGTGTTCGCAGATCTGCTGGCACAGCGCTTTAGCATTGCGGTGAGAAAATTGGGGCTTAATCAGCGCGACAGCTTCAAGCTCGATTGCGATGCGTTTTCCCCGCCCGGCAGACAGATGTCTTTGCTTTAA
- a CDS encoding PI-PLC domain-containing protein produces the protein MKKNITSATAAASLFALASLPINAATIDSRNKPFNEYSWITTHNSYEKINQNLKEMPQQLKDGVRGFMLDLYPNTSNPRPEERVRVCHTTNFCYGPLSAQLKNEFLPFLRANPKEVVTLFLETYVSRDDLQTVFNTLPELADVSFNPGNFAAGRWPTLSEMANNNNRLIMMTDKRDIGGEYKVNGKTITVLFDQDWIVQNHWSTLGLLASSLEKQHNWSCPTRWGNKPIAIQSATSKNWKQWKPLFLMNQFHHGSSTTLDSAAYDNNLTYLMRRVDNCGVTPNFIGVNNYKSGEADRYTNALNNGGIYFYEDVNANKAQDAVCVIPATHGVVNLKANGCENDEAKSLTLSGVAKGTRITLFDSPSGNKQDDHLIIDVKRDIGIQEHVLLPNFESHHNNEHYQAVYNRNNGLNGKLSRINIGGTPTGFADSSVAFYEGGNASQNLDCVIPFAHGYNLKMKNNAFGCSNDEIRSAVIVKAKAGSSFTLTGHPDGDFNQGRTEVKILRNITLPVTIPSFDRNYKSDTVEVIHHGNAIDGKISFGYIGGKQ, from the coding sequence ATGAAAAAAAACATCACATCAGCCACAGCGGCGGCTTCGCTGTTTGCGCTGGCATCATTGCCTATCAATGCAGCAACCATTGACTCCAGAAACAAACCGTTCAACGAGTATTCATGGATCACCACCCATAACTCCTACGAAAAAATCAATCAAAACCTCAAAGAAATGCCGCAGCAACTCAAAGACGGCGTACGCGGCTTCATGCTTGATCTTTACCCCAACACATCCAATCCTCGGCCAGAAGAACGCGTCAGGGTTTGCCATACAACTAATTTTTGCTACGGTCCATTGTCCGCACAGCTAAAAAATGAATTCCTTCCGTTCCTCAGGGCTAATCCGAAGGAAGTGGTCACTCTGTTTCTGGAAACTTATGTGTCGCGGGATGACCTGCAAACTGTCTTTAACACACTACCTGAACTGGCCGATGTTTCTTTTAACCCGGGCAACTTCGCCGCCGGACGCTGGCCCACCCTGAGCGAAATGGCAAACAATAATAACCGACTCATTATGATGACCGACAAGCGCGACATTGGCGGGGAGTATAAGGTCAATGGAAAAACCATCACCGTCCTGTTTGACCAGGATTGGATCGTGCAAAACCACTGGTCAACATTAGGGCTATTAGCTTCCAGTCTCGAAAAGCAACATAACTGGTCTTGCCCAACGCGCTGGGGCAACAAGCCTATCGCTATTCAATCGGCCACCAGTAAAAACTGGAAGCAGTGGAAACCACTCTTTCTGATGAATCAATTTCATCATGGGAGCTCCACGACCCTGGACTCGGCAGCCTACGACAACAACCTGACTTACCTCATGCGTCGCGTTGACAACTGCGGCGTCACCCCCAATTTCATCGGCGTTAACAACTACAAGAGTGGCGAGGCTGATCGCTACACCAATGCGCTGAACAATGGCGGCATCTATTTTTACGAGGATGTTAATGCCAACAAGGCTCAGGATGCGGTGTGCGTAATCCCTGCAACCCACGGCGTTGTTAATTTAAAAGCCAACGGTTGTGAAAATGACGAAGCCAAGTCGTTGACACTGTCCGGCGTTGCAAAAGGCACTCGCATCACACTATTCGACAGCCCAAGCGGCAATAAGCAAGACGATCACTTGATCATTGATGTAAAGCGAGACATCGGTATTCAGGAGCATGTGTTGCTGCCCAACTTTGAAAGTCATCACAACAATGAACACTACCAAGCCGTATACAATCGCAACAATGGTCTGAACGGCAAGCTCTCGCGTATAAACATCGGTGGGACACCCACTGGCTTCGCCGATTCCTCAGTCGCCTTTTATGAGGGAGGGAATGCAAGCCAGAACCTTGATTGCGTCATTCCGTTTGCACACGGATATAACTTAAAAATGAAAAATAACGCGTTCGGATGCTCTAACGACGAAATCCGGTCGGCGGTTATTGTAAAAGCAAAAGCAGGCAGTTCATTTACCCTGACGGGTCATCCGGATGGAGACTTCAACCAAGGTCGAACCGAGGTAAAAATTCTGAGAAATATTACCCTGCCTGTCACCATCCCCAGCTTCGACCGAAACTACAAAAGTGACACTGTGGAAGTGATCCATCACGGCAACGCCATCGACGGCAAAATCTCTTTTGGCTACATTGGCGGTAAACAATAA
- a CDS encoding YheV family putative zinc ribbon protein gives MTDTPAVVTKKRFIAGAVCPACSEPDKLMMWNEDDVPHRECVHCGYSDTLNAQGQSIPKELGTRVNKAVPKPADPKVQGVQFFPNPKLKKPVDPS, from the coding sequence ATGACCGATACACCCGCGGTAGTGACCAAGAAACGCTTTATCGCCGGGGCTGTATGCCCGGCGTGCAGCGAGCCCGACAAACTGATGATGTGGAACGAAGACGACGTCCCGCATCGCGAATGCGTGCATTGCGGATATTCGGACACGCTCAATGCCCAAGGGCAATCGATCCCGAAAGAGCTGGGCACCCGGGTCAACAAGGCAGTGCCTAAACCGGCAGATCCGAAGGTTCAGGGGGTGCAGTTTTTCCCGAACCCGAAGCTCAAAAAGCCAGTTGATCCGAGTTGA